The genome window CAGTTACCAGTATTAACCATATTATAATGTATCTTATTACTTTTTTGTAACTTTGCCCGTCCATATATATCCCAATCCTCTCACATTTGAGATGGAATCCATACCTAATTTATTCTTTAACCTACTGATATTCACCGCAACTGTATTATCATCTACAAACAATCCATCGACTCCCCAGATTTTTTCTAATATGTTTTCTTTTGAAACGACTTTTCCTGCATTTTCCAGAAGATAAACTAATATAAGTATTTCAGTCTTGCTTAACAGAATTACACTATCGGCCTTTTTTACCTGCATATCTTTTAAACAAACTTCCAATTCACCAGATATCAAAACCGTTAATTCTTTATCTCCAAGACGCCGCATTAATGCATTTACCTTTGATACTAAAACATTTACAGAGAAAGGTTTTGTAATATAATCATCTGCACCAGTATCATAACCATTGACAATATCAATCTCCTGATCTAGAGCTGTCAGATAGATCAAATATATGTCACTGGTTTCACGAACCATTTTTCCAAAATTTAGTCCGTTTCCATCCGAAAGGGTTATATCACTAATTACCATTTGAATATTGTTTTCTTTCCAAAGATTTTCTGCTTCACTTTGCAAAAATGCGGATAAAACACGGTACCCTTCTTTATGTAATTTCAGGGAAATTCCTCTATTCAAATTAACATCATCCTCTAGAAGCAGTATTGTATTCATTAATAGACCTCCCTAGTGTTTCATTACATTTACTATTTTAACATTATATACAAGATTCTCATACTAACAAATCTGTATTATCTAAGAAGGAGTCTTAAAAAAGGTAGGTGTTTACATTCAGTTTTGCTACTCGCTTCGATTCTAGGTACAAAAAAAGGAGCTAGTTGTTTAACACGAACTCCTTGGGGACATGTACATTATTAAATTTTATATATAAAAAAGTTGCCTACTCCATTTATAGTAAATAACTTTTTATAAGTATATTCAGTTAATTATGTTATTTTAAATACTTCGTGAAATTCTATTTACAGAGCATAAATAATTGGTATATGTTTTAATGCTTATTTTGTACATTCGTTTATGAAGCAGGTAATAGACTCCTCCGCACGTTTTGATTGCTTATCATTATAATGTTTAGAATAGGGATCTAAAAATCCATGCTCGGCATCAAACTCAATAATAGATAAATGCTGTTTATCTTGAAGTTGGCAAACCATCCCATAAACATCAAAAGAATCTTCCTTCGAAAATAGTAAAAGTGTCGGACAGATAGGATTTATATCGGTATAATCCCTTATACGCGAGCCATAGCAAGCTATAATCCCACTACATAATGAATTTTCACAGCACCTCCACGCAATAGTCGCTCCTACACTAAAACCAACAATAAATACATTGTCATATTTATCTTTTAATTGATTGGCAAAACCGTTAATCTCTTTATACATTTCAAACTCAACATTCTTCATAAAAAAGTCATAGGCTTCTATGGATTCTTCGTAAGAAAACGAAGCTCTATCAATCAGATTTGGACAAAACACATCATAACCGGCTTCCGTGAATTTTTGGCATTGTTCTTTTACAAATTGATTAACTCCATATATCTCATGAAGCACAATAATTGCCTGTTTACTGTTTTCTGATTTCTTATCCAATACTCTAACCTCGTAAAATATAAATAATATGCTAAATAATATTATATCTACTTAATCATAATAGTACAATGTAATATCCTCTGTTTTAACATTCATGTTTAAGAGTAGTACCGTTTTACCAATACTACTCTTAGCTTATCAAATGCTCCTATTCTGACTAATTTATTTCCATCAAATAAGCTACCCGGGACGTTTTTCTTTGATCTTAGGATAAAATTTCAGGTCAGATTCTTCGACAAATGCTCACCTTTGATTAGCCTATATCCATTTTATAAGAGTTTGTAGGATTTCAAGATCTTGAATTTTATCTTTACTCTCAGAAATCTATATATATCAATGCTTTTTCATCCCCCCACTTAA of Alkalibaculum bacchi contains these proteins:
- a CDS encoding dienelactone hydrolase family protein, with translation MDKKSENSKQAIIVLHEIYGVNQFVKEQCQKFTEAGYDVFCPNLIDRASFSYEESIEAYDFFMKNVEFEMYKEINGFANQLKDKYDNVFIVGFSVGATIAWRCCENSLCSGIIACYGSRIRDYTDINPICPTLLLFSKEDSFDVYGMVCQLQDKQHLSIIEFDAEHGFLDPYSKHYNDKQSKRAEESITCFINECTK
- a CDS encoding response regulator transcription factor, with amino-acid sequence MNTILLLEDDVNLNRGISLKLHKEGYRVLSAFLQSEAENLWKENNIQMVISDITLSDGNGLNFGKMVRETSDIYLIYLTALDQEIDIVNGYDTGADDYITKPFSVNVLVSKVNALMRRLGDKELTVLISGELEVCLKDMQVKKADSVILLSKTEILILVYLLENAGKVVSKENILEKIWGVDGLFVDDNTVAVNISRLKNKLGMDSISNVRGLGYIWTGKVTKK